A stretch of Candidatus Omnitrophota bacterium DNA encodes these proteins:
- a CDS encoding glycosyltransferase family 2 protein — MFDIIIVNYNCSSHLTALLKSLTQTECATQTRRGNYSVTVVDNHSPDGSAGLVEAQFPYVNLIARPSNDGYAAAVNEGIASTRHREILLLNSDILIAPAQVSALVRIWERLDFPGILAPLHLEEDGFPQLTWGSFPVMAAEKRRQRLDRALAERRLWAKKEIMAECCRTREVDWVSGSCMFFSRAAAETIGPWDQNFFLYFEDIDWCLRAKDLGLKIYHTSEAHAQHAHGASVEKDPEAAEIEYRRSQCYFTKKHFGGFRLLQVRLYLTLKMMGRWLWGRRSGFDRGTSWEIFREIWRKPGI; from the coding sequence GTGTTCGATATCATTATCGTCAATTACAATTGCTCGTCCCATTTGACAGCTTTGCTGAAATCGCTGACGCAAACGGAGTGCGCGACGCAAACGCGGCGAGGAAATTACTCCGTTACCGTAGTGGACAATCATTCGCCGGACGGCAGCGCGGGTTTGGTGGAAGCCCAGTTTCCCTATGTCAACCTCATCGCTCGTCCCAGCAACGACGGCTACGCGGCGGCAGTGAATGAGGGCATCGCTTCCACGCGGCATCGGGAAATCCTTCTCCTCAACAGCGATATCCTGATTGCTCCCGCCCAAGTTTCGGCGCTGGTGCGGATTTGGGAAAGGTTGGATTTTCCCGGAATCCTGGCGCCGCTGCATTTGGAAGAGGACGGCTTCCCGCAACTGACGTGGGGTTCCTTTCCGGTCATGGCGGCGGAGAAGCGCCGCCAGCGCTTGGACAGGGCGCTCGCCGAACGCCGGTTGTGGGCCAAAAAAGAGATCATGGCGGAGTGCTGCCGCACTCGCGAAGTGGATTGGGTTTCCGGCTCGTGCATGTTCTTTTCCCGCGCCGCGGCGGAAACCATCGGGCCGTGGGATCAGAATTTCTTTCTGTATTTCGAAGATATCGACTGGTGTCTGCGCGCCAAGGATTTGGGCTTAAAAATTTACCATACTTCGGAAGCTCATGCGCAGCACGCTCACGGCGCCAGCGTGGAGAAAGACCCTGAGGCGGCGGAGATCGAATACCGCCGCAGCCAATGCTATTTCACAAAAAAACATTTCGGCGGCTTCCGGCTGCTGCAAGTCCGGCTTTATCTCACTCTGAAGATGATGGGCCGCTGGCTATGGGGGCGGAGATCCGGATTCGACCGGGGGACGTCATGGGAAATCTTCCGGGAGATATGGAGAAAACCCGGAATCTGA